In Candidatus Woesearchaeota archaeon, the DNA window TTTTAATTCTTTATTTTTACCCAAATTTTGTTCAATTTTCTGAAAATTTAAGATAAGATTGCGTAGCAATAAAAAATAGAATGAATTTATAATGGATAATACCATATTTGTTCTATCACCTTATAAAAAAATTGACCGAGGATATTTATATACTTTTGTTTTATTGAAGAGTATAGAAAGAAAATAGTTTTATATATGATGTAAGATTACCTCATATATGTTAGAGGCGATGGTCTAGCTGCACAACCTTTTTAAAAACTCAAGAACAAAGTTCTGGGCGCATAAGCAAAGTTTATTGCGAGCTTAACCAAACAACCCGGTATGATTTGCATTCGCAAACCATAACGACAAACAGCAAAATGGGGCTATGGTCTAGTGGCTATGACATCTCGTTGACTTAGACAACTTCGTTGGCTAATAAAAACTGCGAAGCTGTTTTCAAATTCGAGAGGATCCCCGGTTCGAGAAGGATATAGATAACACTAATTCATGAAAATCCGGGTAGCCCCATTATTTTTCTTAAAAATTAAATCAAAATTGACAAAGAATAACTAACCAAACGACACATTTAATGTATTATAAAATAAGTTAAAAATATTTTATTTTTAAACTTTAGAACTAAACGAACATAATGAACGCAGGTTCAGGATTTTTCCAATTTCGCAAGAAGCTTTGCTTCTGCATCCAAACCTTCTATGTTGAATTTTGCTTGGCAAAAAAACTGAACTAGTCATTCTCTACTCTGGGAGCAAGAATAAATGATAATAACAGTTTATCCACAACTTTATAATCTAGTTTTAATGGATAATCAGAACTAAAATTGATATAAACATCATCAGCAAGTTTTGAAGCAACAATCATTTTCTTAAGATATTCGATGGAATATTTAGCTTTTTGAGTATCTCCTACTACCTCAATAGCAGCTGAATCTCCTGGTTGAATCTCAATCTTTGCATGTGATAAATCCCCTTCAGCTTGAACTGTGAACATTTCCTTTGATACTTGAAATAATACGGAATCACCAACAATATCAGCATCTTCAATTGCATCAGTCAAAATGCTTGAATGTAACCTTAATCCTGAATTAAAAGTTAATTCCGGCACTCTTTGTTCACGTTCGTCAAGTTCGATTATAGGCAGACTGAATGTCCTTACATTACTTCCCCTCAGGGTAACAAGTAATTTATTTGCATCCGACATTTCAAGTGTAAGAATATCAGAAGGTTTAATCCTTCTAAAAATTTGTTTTAAATTTGATAAATTTATTGCAATTTCAACAGGCTGATCAAGCACATATTCTGTAAATGCGCTTGAAAATAATTTGAATACAACCATTGCAACATTTGCAGGATCCATTGCCACAAGCTCAATTGCTTCAGCATTGACTTTAAATGTTGCTTCAGTGACTAAATCTGAAATAATTGAGATACTTTCTTTAAAATATTTGGGTTCTGCTAAAGTTAATTTCATTTGTATTAATACCTCTAAAATAAGAAAATAATTAGATTAAGCTTTATATAGATTTATATTGTGAAATCTATTCATCAACAAAATCATCTAACTTAATTTGATCTTCCCCAATAGCATCAATTTTACCTTTAGCTTTAAGATATTCTTTGGCTAGGATATAGAAAATCAATCCTAAAGATTTTTTACCTTTATTATTGCAGGGTATTACTAAGTCTATATTATTAGACTGGTTATTTGTGTCACATAGCGCAATAACCGGAATACCTATAATTGAAGCATCTTTGATTGCATTTCTATCGGGCCAAGAATCAGTTACTAACATAATCTTTGTTTCCATGTAAGTTTCAAGATTCGGGTTTGTTAATATTCCCGGGGGATATCTTCCAGCAAAGGCTTTTACTCCGGTAAGCTTGCTAAATTTTTTAACCGCTTTCCACCCATTTTCTCTTCTTGAAACAATCAAAATATCTTCGGGCGCATAATTAGATATTAAATTTATTAATAACCTTATTCTTTCATCAATTTTCTGTAAATTTAAAACTGAAAGTCCATCAGATCTAGTTTTATAAATAAACTGTTCCATATATTTTGTCTTAAATTTTGTGCCAATATGAATACCCGCTTTAAGATACACATCTGACGCTACTAAAAATTGTCCATCTTGTTTATTTTCTTCTATCATTTTATTCACCCTAATATCTTAACAATAAATAAGACAGTTCAAGAAAAATTCTTTGAACCGCAATTTTATCGCCTCTGCAGTTACGCCATACGTCCAATTAAGCTTACCATATAGCTAGGCTATTATTCTTTAATATTAATACTCAATTTATAAAGCTTCCTATAAAAAAGAATTTATTCTTCTCCAAATTTTTCTGAATCTTTTACAAACTCCGATTCATCTGACTCATCTTCTTCTTTGTTTATTGAATCCTCAGAAATAACTGATTTATCTAAATCAGAACTAACTACTTCAGCAAAACCCACTTTTTGCAATACTTTTGTAACCCTTACTCGTAATTCATCTCCTTCTTTAACCCCTGAAACAAATAAAATAAATCCCCCCACTCTGGCAAGACCATCGCCTTTTTCACCAACCGCTTCAATTTTAACATCTAATTCGTCACCAACTTTAACTGGCGCTTCTCTCATTCTGTCATTCATCATTTGAATACCTCAATTAATTTAATCCACTAAATAAAAAATTTATATTTAAACTTTTGGAATTCTAAGACATCCCAAACACCCTAACAGCATGCATTAAGTCAGTTAGAAAGTTAATTGTTTCAAGTCTAATATATAAATAAGCCCCGCCTAATGCAAACACAAACATCATTACCAAAAATACCATTAACAAACGATTTTTTTGTTTGAGAAGTTTATTTTGTTCTCGTTGTAATTTTTGGCTATAGGAAATTTCATAATTTTTCCCGTTATCATCTTTATATTGCATGTCATTTCACCCCGCAATAATCTCTTGCTAAATAAAATCAAGTTTAAATACATTTAGGAATCAAAAAATATATCTTAGATAAGGATAAAATAAATTGAATAATAACAATAAAATTACAATAGAATTAACAAATTTCCAAACGCTTCTAACTTTATTTTGATTTAAAGTTTTAAACAAGGATAACTGAAACATCCTACCGCCATCAACTGGTCCTAAAGGTAAAAGATTGGCTAAACCAATTCCTACGCTCAATACAAAAAGCCATAATAAAAATTCCCTCAAATAAAGAATGAACCATGGTAAATAATTACCCCAATTTTCTGCAATAGAGGGATTTACTTTTAAATTTTGCGAATGAACTATTCCCAAATAAGGCATTGATTCATTGTTAGGGTGATTCCCCAATACAATGTCATATTCATTTTTACCATCCGAAAAAATAATCACATCTCCCGGTTTATTTAAAAATAAAACATCAGCAAAATTTTTAGTTGAATTAAGTTTTAAATCATTTACAGATCTCACAATATAACCTTCTTCAAGTCCCGCCAAATCAGCGGGTTTACCATCTTCAACCTTGTCAATTTTAATACCATCAAAATCTATTAATTTGTCGATAGTAGGACTTATTATGTAACCAAGTAGTAATAATATGATTATACCTGTTAAAATATTAGAAAAAGGACCTGCGCTAAACACTGAAAGTTGCGCCCTAAATGAACTTTTCCTTAATTCAGTTTCATCAGGTTCTACAAAAGCCCCAATAATTGGACCAAAAAAAACCACCCCTGAATTTTTAACTTTAATTTTATATGCCCTTGCGACTACACCGTGCGAAAATTCATGTAAAGCCGCAACTATAAATATTGCTATAATTCCATACCAAAATGGCACAAATATGGGTGATCCGGGAATTTTTATACCGGGAATAACTGGAGTAATAACCGGCGGCGCATTTGGATTACTCAACAAATTAAATGCCCCATCAACTAAAATATATGATATATAAATCATACCAAGAAAACCTACAAAAATTCCGATAAAACTCAAAAATTTAATTATTCGCGGAAACTTTTTAGCTAACCAAGACATACTACTAATACCAAGATGTGTCCTGTAAAGTGCAATAATATTTGCATAAATTTGGAACTTATCTCGATTCAAATATACTAATAATACGATTAAAAGATAAAAAGAGATTACTAATATCATATTTAGATTCATGATCTATTTCTTACGAACAGTACGCAATGCTTTGCTTTTACATTTTCTGCAACTGACTTTGCCTTGTAAAACCTTCATGTTATTTGTCCTAATTTTAGATTTGCATTTACGACAAACAAATATATCTTTATGCAATCTTGCATGTGCTTCTGGAAATTTTACCATTTTATTTATTCGCTCTTCGTTTGTTTCATTATTCTTTCCCCTAAAATATCCCAATAAAGTATATTCGCCCCTTCAACGCACTCACTCTTTAACTCTTCAGGTATTTCAAGGTCAAATGTTTCGTATGTTTCTGAATCCATCACGTTAGCCATATTTCCTGTTGTGGATAATACTTGAGCTGATTTTTTACTAATAATCGGAACTTCCATTTTTTCATGACCCGGCATAACGGTATTTCTTTTCTTGCCATCAATTAACCCTACAGCCGTAAGATTAATTTTTGCATGGCCGTGTTTGCCCGGTTTTGAATATTTAGTCTCTACAACTTTACAAGCTACCCCTTCAATAATAACATAGCTTCCTTTTTTTAAATCCGTTGCATTTACTAATTTTATATCGCTCATCTGTTCGACACCCAGTATTGCAAAAAAGTTAGTCCTTTTTAAATCTATCGGCTTATTATAGCAAAGATATACCATAATAGGACATTAAATCATTTAGAGGCTAACTTCACATCTTTTGCTTTAACAGTTTTTCTGCCAGCATGTTGCGCTAATTTAACTGCATGCCCCCCTATTTCATCCCCTATCTCTTCTATCATTTCTTTAAGAGCAACTTTAGCGCTTTCAGAAACTCTTTCAGCTCCTGCATTTTTTAGTAATTTTTCCATTGCTGCCAATGGTAAAAGCTTTTGCGTAGCCATAATTTGCCTCCGCTATTTATCAGCAATGCCTATTTTATAAATCTTTCGCTGAATTTAACTCTATTGACTAAACCAAGCAAAAATTGATTTTTTTTTAACTTTTGAAGAAAGATTTCTTAATCTTTTTTCAAACAGCTCACCATTAGGATAAGATTTTTCAGCTTTTCTAAAATCAGAAGTATGATAAGCATGTTTACCATTAGAGACTCTAAATTTTAGAGATTTATGTAATATTTCATGATACATTACATAATCAAGTAGTTCTATGTCCTGTTCTAAAAAAATTTTGCTCATTGAAATTGTGTCAGTATGAAAATTATAACAACCAAGTTTTCTCTTAGAAAATGAAC includes these proteins:
- the pcn gene encoding proliferating cell nuclear antigen (pcna) produces the protein MKLTLAEPKYFKESISIISDLVTEATFKVNAEAIELVAMDPANVAMVVFKLFSSAFTEYVLDQPVEIAINLSNLKQIFRRIKPSDILTLEMSDANKLLVTLRGSNVRTFSLPIIELDEREQRVPELTFNSGLRLHSSILTDAIEDADIVGDSVLFQVSKEMFTVQAEGDLSHAKIEIQPGDSAAIEVVGDTQKAKYSIEYLKKMIVASKLADDVYINFSSDYPLKLDYKVVDKLLLSFILAPRVEND
- the rpsB gene encoding 30S ribosomal protein S2 translates to MIEENKQDGQFLVASDVYLKAGIHIGTKFKTKYMEQFIYKTRSDGLSVLNLQKIDERIRLLINLISNYAPEDILIVSRRENGWKAVKKFSKLTGVKAFAGRYPPGILTNPNLETYMETKIMLVTDSWPDRNAIKDASIIGIPVIALCDTNNQSNNIDLVIPCNNKGKKSLGLIFYILAKEYLKAKGKIDAIGEDQIKLDDFVDE
- a CDS encoding TRAM domain-containing protein, which translates into the protein MNDRMREAPVKVGDELDVKIEAVGEKGDGLARVGGFILFVSGVKEGDELRVRVTKVLQKVGFAEVVSSDLDKSVISEDSINKEEDESDESEFVKDSEKFGEE
- a CDS encoding site-2 protease family protein: MIYISYILVDGAFNLLSNPNAPPVITPVIPGIKIPGSPIFVPFWYGIIAIFIVAALHEFSHGVVARAYKIKVKNSGVVFFGPIIGAFVEPDETELRKSSFRAQLSVFSAGPFSNILTGIIILLLLGYIISPTIDKLIDFDGIKIDKVEDGKPADLAGLEEGYIVRSVNDLKLNSTKNFADVLFLNKPGDVIIFSDGKNEYDIVLGNHPNNESMPYLGIVHSQNLKVNPSIAENWGNYLPWFILYLREFLLWLFVLSVGIGLANLLPLGPVDGGRMFQLSLFKTLNQNKVRSVWKFVNSIVILLLLFNLFYPYLRYIF
- a CDS encoding translation initiation factor IF-5A, with product MSDIKLVNATDLKKGSYVIIEGVACKVVETKYSKPGKHGHAKINLTAVGLIDGKKRNTVMPGHEKMEVPIISKKSAQVLSTTGNMANVMDSETYETFDLEIPEELKSECVEGANILYWDILGERIMKQTKSE
- a CDS encoding histone family protein, which gives rise to MATQKLLPLAAMEKLLKNAGAERVSESAKVALKEMIEEIGDEIGGHAVKLAQHAGRKTVKAKDVKLASK